Proteins from a genomic interval of Chionomys nivalis chromosome 7, mChiNiv1.1, whole genome shotgun sequence:
- the LOC130878459 gene encoding olfactory receptor 2M4-like gives MAEQPWNHSSLSSFILAGLFRHSPYDSFFFSLVLLAFGTAVVGNILLLTLIQADRRLHTPMYFFLSQLSIMDLTMTCTVVPKMAANFLSGRKLISLAGCASQIFLVVTVGGAECFLLAVMAYDRYMAVCYPLRYPVLMNWKACTSLAMASWMGGMADSVIDVGMVFSFPYCGSLEVDHFFCEVPALLRLSCADTSRFEDLIYACCVVMLLLPLGVIVASYAQVLTAVIRMPATEGKQKALTTCSSHLTVVGLYYGGAIFSYMQRASARTPVGDRATSIFYTILTPMFNPLIYSLRNRDVISALRKMLGRWGM, from the coding sequence ATGGCAGAGCAGCCCTGGAACCATTCCTCCCTGTCCAGCTTCATCCTTGCAGGCCTGTTCAGGCACTCGCCTTAtgactccttcttcttctcccttgtTCTTCTGGCCTTTGGGACTGCTGTGGTTGGCAACATCCTCCTCCTGACGCTCATCCAGGCTGATAGGCGCCTGCACACCCctatgtacttcttcctcagccaGCTCTCCATCATGGACTTGACAATGACATGTACAGTGGTACCCAAGATGGCAGCCAACTTCCTCTCAGGCAGGAAGCTCATCTCCCTGGCAGGCTGTGCCTCTCAGATCTTCCTCGTGGTCACGGTGGGAGGAGCTGAGTGCTTCCTCTTGGCTGTCATGGCCTATGACAGGTACATGGCAGTCTGTTACCCACTGAGGTACCCTGTGCTCATGAACTGGAAGGCTTGCACGTCCCTGGCCATGGCATCCTGGATGGGTGGAATGGCAGACAGTGTGATTGACGTGGGGATGGTCTTCAGCTTCCCTTACTGCGGATCTCTAGAGGTGGACCACTTCTTCTGTGAGGTCCCAGCCCTGCTGCGCCTCTCCTGTGCTGACACCTCACGTTTCGAGGACCTCATCTACGCATGCTGTGTGGTGATGTTACTGCTGCCTCTTGGGGTCATTGTGGCTTCCTATGCACAGGTCCTCACAGCTGTGATTAGAATGCCCGCCACTGAGGGGAAACAGAAGGCTCTCACCACTTGCTCTTCCCACCTGACTGTGGTGGGCCTCTACTATGGGGGAGCCATATTTAGCTACATGCAGCGGGCCTCAGCTAGGACACCAGTGGGAGATAGAGCCACTTCCATCTTCTACACTATCCTCACCCCAATGTTCAACCCACTCATTTACAGCCTGAGGAACAGGGATGTAATCAGTGCCCTAAGGAAGATGCTTGGGAGGTGGGGCATGTAG
- the Btnl9 gene encoding butyrophilin-like protein 9: MADFSVFVGFLKQVPRCRSIFFTHLFLILCLGEVDTDEVKVLGPGESMLALVGETVEFQCHLSPYQDAEHMEIRWFRTQVSNVVYLYQEQQGPSDPQMPEFRNRTVFEANDIVDGSVTLHVLSVTPSDEGQYGCRFLSHNFSGEAMWELEVAGLGSDPLISLEGFNEGGIRLRCSSSGWYPKPKVQWRDHRGQCLPPESEAIIRNAQGLFSLNTSVTVRGGAHSNVSCSIQNPLLAQKKEFVLQIADVFLPRTSPWKKAFLGTLAALPLSLAVLTILALQYFYKKRCSQEKLKKQEEKDRGRLIARLERLQTELDWRRSEGQAEWRAAQQYAVDMTLDPTTAHLSLEISDDLKSVSSRPGVPSIVVHGPQRFSEQTCVLSRERFCSGRHYWEVHVGRRSRWFLGACLESVERSGPVRLSPAAGYWVMGLWNSCEYFVLDPQRVALTLRVPPRRVGILLDYEAGKLSFFNASDGSHIFTFTDTFSGALCAYFRPRAHDGSEHPDPLTICSLPVKGPHVLEEDDNDNWLQPYEPFDPSWAGDEALS, translated from the exons ATGGCAGATTTCTCAGTGTTCGTGGGGTTTCTGAAGCAAGTGCCTCGGTGCAGGAGCATCTTCTTCACCCATCTTTTCCTCATCCTCTGCTTGGGAGAGGTAGATACAG ATGAGGTCAAGGTGCTGGGCCCTGGAGAGTCCATGTTGGCCCTTGTCGGGGAAACGGTTGAGTTCCAGTGCCACTTGTCGCCATACCAGGATGCAGAGCACATGGAGATCCGCTGGTTCCGGACTCAGGTCTCAAACGTGGTGTACCTGTACCAGGAACAGCAGGGGCCCTCCGACCCGCAGATGCCAGAGTTCCGCAACAGGACGGTATTCGAAGCGAATGACATCGTAGATGGCAGCGTGACCCTGCATGTCCTCAGCGTGACTCCCTCCGATGAGGGCCAATATGGGTGCCGCTTTCTTTCCCACAACTTCTCTGGAGAAGCTATGTGGGAGCTAGAAGTAGCAG GGTTGGGCTCAGACCCACTCATCTCCCTTGAGGGCTTCAACGAAGGAGGCATTCGGCTGCGATGCAGTTCCAGTGGCTGGTACCCCAAGCCCAAGGTTCAGTGGAGAGACCACCGGGGGCAGTGCCTTCCTCCAGAGTCTGAAGCCATCATTCGGAATGCCCAGGGCCTGTTCAGTCTGAACACATCTGTAACTGTCCGAGGAGGGGCTCATAGTAACGTGTCTTGCTCAATCCAGAACCCCTTGCTAGCCCAGAAGAAAGAGTTTGTACTCCAGATTGCAG ATGTATTCCTACCCAGAACGTCCCCCTGGAAGAAAGCGTTCCTGGGAACCCTGGCGGCCCTTCCACTCAGTCTTGCTGTGCTCACCATCCTGGCGCTGCAGTACTTTTACAAGAAGCGGTGCTCCCAAG aaaagctgaagaagcaggaagaaaaggacagag GAAGACTGATTGCACGGTTGG AGAGACTTCAGACAGAGCTTG ACTGGAGAAGGTCCGAAGGCCAGGCTG AGTGGAGAGCGGCCCAGCAATATGCAG TGGACATGACCTTGGATCCCACCACAGCACACCTTAGCCTGGAGATCTCAGACGACCTCAAGAGTGTGTCCTCCAGACCGGGGGTGCCCAGTATTGTGGTCCACGGCCCGCAGCGGTTCTCAGAGCAGACATGCGTGCTGAGCCGGGAGCGTTTCTGCAGCGGCCGCCACTACTGGGAGGTGCACGTGGGCCGGCGCAGCCGCTGGTTCCTGGGCGCTTGTCTGGAGTCGGTGGAGCGCTCGGGGCCCGTGCGCCTGAGCCCCGCCGCCGGCTACTGGGTCATGGGGCTGTGGAACAGTTGCGAGTACTTCGTGCTGGACCCGCAGCGCGTGGCGCTGACGCTACGCGTGCCTCCCCGGAGGGTGGGCATCCTGCTGGACTATGAGGCAGGGAAGCTGTCTTTCTTCAATGCGTCTGATGGCTCGCACATCTTCACTTTCACCGACACTTTCTCTGGGGCGCTCTGCGCCTACTTCAGGCCCCGAGCCCACGATGGCAGCGAACACCCGGATCCCCTGACCATCTGCTCTTTGCCCGTTAAAGGGCCACATGTCCTCGAAGAGGACGACAATGACAATTGGCTACAGCCATATGAGCCCTTTGACCCCTCCTGGGCTGGTGATGAGGCGCTGTCATGA